The Maridesulfovibrio hydrothermalis AM13 = DSM 14728 DNA window GAATATATTCAGGTCCGTTTTTTTTATGCCTGCTTGGATTGATTGTGGTATATAAAATGCAAGTACTTCTATATGACTAACATTAATGAAAGCACAACTCATATTGGTCAAGGGCTTACTCCTCAGGATTTAAGGGGAAATTCTGAAGAACAAGATTTTGACGTTGATCAGATCCTTGATTCTGCGTTGAACCATGTTGTTGATTCCAGCTTTGATCTTATCCATAAGCAAAGAGGGGAGTTTACTATTTTTGCGCCTAAGGGAAGAGTCAACAATGCAACCATCAAGCATCTTAAGGGCCGACTGTATCAGGCTGCTGATGAACCTGGCTGTAAGATTATTTTAAACCTTAGATATGTAGACTCTATCGACAGTGTCGGGCTGGGGGTACTTATCACAGCTCATAAGAATGCGGTTGCCAGAGGCGGTATGGTCGTATTTACCGACATGAATGATAGAATATTCAAGACCATGAAGATGTTGTATATGGATCGTTTTTTAAATATGGAATCTACTATGAAAAGGGCTATAGAGCTGATGAGTTGAAAATAAAGTAATAAATACAAATAAGTTAACCCCGTGCTGAAATTATTCAGCACGGGGTTCTTTTAAATGCTCAGCACGCCAGAAAAACTACTTATCATGCTTGTGCGGGATGCCGAGTAATTCTCGTTTAGCTCTGCCGCGTTCGTACATCCACTTCTGGAACGAATCCATGTAAGTGTACACAACCGGAGTCAGGTAGAGGGTCACCACCTGTGAAATAATCAGTCCACCTACGATTGCAAGCCCCATAGGCTGTCTTGCCTGCGCTCCTGCACCGAGTCCCAGTGCTATAGGCATGGCTCCGGCGATGGCTGCAATGGTGGTCATCATGATCGGTCTGAACCTTTCAAGTGATCCTTTCATTGCCGCTTCTGCAGGGGAGAGTTTTTCTTTTTCTTCAGCTTCAAGGGCGAAATCGACAACCATAATCGCATTTTTCTTAACTATCCCGATCAGCATAATAACTCCCACAATGCCGAAAAGGTCGAGATCTTTTCCAAATAGCGTAAGAGTCAACAGCCCGCCGATTGCAGCTGACGGCAGACCTGATATAATAGTGATCGGATGGATATAACTTTCATACAGAATTCCCAGAATCATGTAGATAACGAATACCGCAATGACCAGCAGGAAAAAAACGCTGGACATGGATTTCTGGAATTCATCAGCTGTACCCTCAAAGTTTGAGACAATTGTATCAGGAAGAGTGTTCAGTGCAAGAGCGTTAATGGATGATGTAGCATCGCTTAAGGAATAACCGGGAGCTATATTAAAGGAATAGGTAACTGAAGGCAGCATGCCGGTATGGTTTACCTGCATGGGGCCGGGTTTTTCTTCGAATGATGCAATTGCATCCAGCCGTATCAAAGCTCCATCTTTATTTGCCACATGGAGTTTCATGAGGTCGCGCGGATCACGCTGGTTGTAGGGCAGTACTTGCAGGATTACCCAGTACTGGTCAGTATCCCCGTAAATGGTAGAAGCTTTTCGTTCGGAGTAGGCCGAGTTGAGAGTGTTTTCGATGTCGTGGGCTGTGACTCCATAGAAGGAAGCTTTATCCCGATCAATCTTTACCCATAGTTCAGGGTTGTTATCCAGTAGATCCGAGGTCACTCCGGTGAGAAACGGAATCTGGCGCATGGCCATTTCAAATTTGGGCGCAATCGAAAAAAGTTCCATCTGATCAGGAGCCTGTATGGTGTACTGATAAAGGTTTTTAGATGATTTGGCGGTCAATCTGATCATGGGGGGATTTTGAATCCAGCACATAATACCCGGATTATTGTTCAGCTTGTACATGAGTGAACGTGCGACTTCATCAGCAGTCATGTCTCGCTCTCCGGGCGGAACCAGCATGGGGAAGATATAGCCCTGATTCTTGATGGGGGCACCGGCAACCGTGATCAAGCTCTTGATGTTTTTATCAGCCATAAGGATCGGCTCAAGTTCTTTGATATGATCCTTCATGGAATTGTATGATATTCCCTGCTTCGCCTGTGCAAATCCCTGACAATAACTCATATCATCAGTCGGTAGAAAGCCTTTCGGAATGGCCATGAAAAAGTGGATGGTTGCGATAAAAATAAGACCGGCAGCAACCATAGTCATCCTGCGGTGCCGCATGACGAAATGCAACGAGCGGCTGTACATCCGCAACAGGAGATCAAAGAATGGATCAGAACCTGAAAGCTTGCTGCCCGGTTTTAAAATGCGGCTGGCAAGCATTGGAGTCATGGTCAGCGATACTAGTCCGGATGCAAGAATTGCTATGGTT harbors:
- a CDS encoding STAS domain-containing protein codes for the protein MTNINESTTHIGQGLTPQDLRGNSEEQDFDVDQILDSALNHVVDSSFDLIHKQRGEFTIFAPKGRVNNATIKHLKGRLYQAADEPGCKIILNLRYVDSIDSVGLGVLITAHKNAVARGGMVVFTDMNDRIFKTMKMLYMDRFLNMESTMKRAIELMS
- a CDS encoding efflux RND transporter permease subunit, with amino-acid sequence MNITELFIKRPVMTMLVVIAMVFFGIVGYFNLPVSYLPAVEFPTLQVTASLPGASPSTMASSVATPLEKEFTSTPGLRSMSSINSQGQTLITLQFDLDRNIDGAASDTQAAISRASGNLPSDLPQPPYYEKVNPADDPVLYMAIWSDSMPIYKVNEYTTTFLTDSISMVNGVSKVVIYGESKLAVRVRVDPEKLAARGINIDNIRKAIAAQNVKEPVGTLDNKLQSVTIESTGQLKSAEEFMPMIFESENGRTVRLSEVGSVINSIQSDKSGSWVDGKRAIIIAIQKQPGSNTIEVCNTIIKMLPTIRQQIPAGINMKVLYDRSEPIKEAVDDVQITLLLAVFFVICVIFFFLKNLSATLIACIAVPVSIIFTFAIMYVLGYSLDTLSLLALTLSVGFVVDDAVVMIENVVRHLEMGKKPYQAALDGARQITFTIISMTLSLAVVFIPLMYMSGIIGRILHEFAMTITIAILASGLVSLTMTPMLASRILKPGSKLSGSDPFFDLLLRMYSRSLHFVMRHRRMTMVAAGLIFIATIHFFMAIPKGFLPTDDMSYCQGFAQAKQGISYNSMKDHIKELEPILMADKNIKSLITVAGAPIKNQGYIFPMLVPPGERDMTADEVARSLMYKLNNNPGIMCWIQNPPMIRLTAKSSKNLYQYTIQAPDQMELFSIAPKFEMAMRQIPFLTGVTSDLLDNNPELWVKIDRDKASFYGVTAHDIENTLNSAYSERKASTIYGDTDQYWVILQVLPYNQRDPRDLMKLHVANKDGALIRLDAIASFEEKPGPMQVNHTGMLPSVTYSFNIAPGYSLSDATSSINALALNTLPDTIVSNFEGTADEFQKSMSSVFFLLVIAVFVIYMILGILYESYIHPITIISGLPSAAIGGLLTLTLFGKDLDLFGIVGVIMLIGIVKKNAIMVVDFALEAEEKEKLSPAEAAMKGSLERFRPIMMTTIAAIAGAMPIALGLGAGAQARQPMGLAIVGGLIISQVVTLYLTPVVYTYMDSFQKWMYERGRAKRELLGIPHKHDK